The bacterium genomic interval CCGTCTCGCTCACGCGCACCCACTACAACGTGGCGGCCCAGGAGACGAGCGCGGAAGAGCTCCTGCTGAACCTGGTTCGTCTGCGCTATCGCGACTCGCCCTACTTCCTCCAGATCGCCTCGCTCTCGACGAACATGCGCGCGGCCGCGGGCCTCGGGAGCGAAGCCTCCTTCGTTCCGAACGGAGCCGACAGCCGGCTGCTCTCGGGCACCTTGTTGATCGAGGAATCGCCCACGATCACCTACACGCCGCTGGTCGGCGACCGCTTCGTGACCCAGCTGCTCGAGCCCGTCGCACCCGAGATCCTGCTGCTCCTGTCCCACGCGGGATGGTCGATGGACCGTTTCCTTCGGCTCTTCGTGCAGGAGATCGGCGGGGTTCCGAACGCGCCGACGGCGTCGGGACCGACGCCGTCGACGGAGCCGGTCTTCGAGGACTTCCTCCGGGTCGCCGAGCTGCTGCGAGTCCTGCAGATGCGTCGACAGCTGCAGCTGATCGGTGGATCGCTCGGAGGCCGCGGCGCCGAGACGCCGCAGCCCACCGAACAGGGTGTCCTTCTCAAGTTCGCGCCGGAAGCGATCGAATCCGACGAGTTCCGGGAGCTCCAGGGGCGGCTCGGCCTCGAGCCTGGTCGTGAGATCTTCGAGCTCGTGAGCGGGATCGGCGCGCGTGCGCCCCACCGCATCAACCTGGTTCTGCGTTCGGTGCTCTCGTCGATGTTCTACGCATCGCACGGCATTCGCGTGCCCGAAGACGACCGGCTGGCGGGGCGTGTCACCACGACGATCTCGCGGGACGGGGACGCTTTCGACTGGGGTCGCGTGACCGGATCCCTGCTCGACGTGGAGTCCGGCCGTCCGTCGGAGCCGGCGTACGCGTCGGTCCGCTATCGCGGCCACACGTTCTGGATCGACGACAGGGACCTCGATTCGAAGTCGACCTTCACGATGCTGAACCTCGTGCTCGCGTTGCAGGCCGGAGAGCTGCCGTCCGGTGGTCCGATCCTCACGCTTCCGGTCGTTCAGTAGGCGAGGGCGTTCGTCCCGCAGCCGGCCTGCGCGGAGGGGCTCGGGAGGGCGTCGCGAATCGCGAGACGGCCCGCTCAGCTCGGCACGCGGATCCGTTCGACCAACGCGTGGACGTCGTCCGAGGGCGGGGGCGTCCACGCGGACACGCCGAGGGCGACGGCGAAGTTGAGGCCCGCCCCGACGGCGCCGATCCCCTCCGGAGAGATCCCGAAGAGCCAGTTCTCGGCGACGTCGGCGGCCATCGGTTGGATGACGATTCCCTTGAACCAGACGATGTAGCCGAGGGTGAAGAAGAGGCCGGCGAGCATGCCGGCGATGGCGCCCTGCTTGTTCACGCGGAAGGAGAAGATTCCGAGGAGGATGGCCGGGAAGAGAGAGGCGGCGGCGAGGCCGAAGGCGAGGGCGACCACCTCGGCCACGAAGCCCGGCGGGTTGTAGCCGAGGTAGCCGGCGAAGAGGATCGCGACGGCGGTCGCGGTCCGACCCGCTTTGAGCTCCCCGGACTCGCCGATGTCCGGGCGGAAGACGCCCTTCAGCAGGTCGTGGGAGACGGCGGCCGAGATCACCAGCAGGAGCCCGGCGGCGGTCGAGAGGGCGGCGGCGATCCCGCCGGCGGCCACCAGGGCGATCACCCAGTCGGGCAGGCCCGCGATCTCGGGGTTCGCGAGCACGATGATGTCCCGGTCGACCCGGAGCTCGTTGCCGGCCCAGCCGTGGCGCGCGGCCTCGGCGGCGAAGGCGGCGTTCGTGTCGTCGTAGTATTGGATCCGCCCGTCCCCGTTCCGATCCGTGAACGCGAGAAGCCCCGTGTCCTCCCAGGTCCGGAACCACGCGGGGCGATCCTCGTAGCGGAGATTCGCCGTCGCTTCGAAGACGGGTCCTTTCTGGATCGTCTCGGTCAGGTTGAGCCGGGCGAGGGCGCCGACGGCGGGGGCCGTTGTGTAGAGCAGCGCGATGAAGAGCAGTGCCCAGCCGGCGGACATGCGCGCGTCGCGCACGCGGGGGACGGTGAAGAAACGCACGATCACGTGGGGCAGGCCGGCGGTCCCGATCATCAGCGCCAGGGTGATGAAGAAGACGTCGGTCCGGCTCTTCGACCCCACCGTGTAGGCGGCGAAGCCCAGATCCGTCACGACCTGGTCGAGCTGGACGAGCAGCGGAACGCCGTCGGTGCCTTCCACCGTGCTCGCCATCGCGACCTGCGGCAGGGGTTGTCCGGTGACCTGCAAGGAGATGAATACGGCGGGGACCGTATACGCGAAGATCAGCACGCAGTACTGGGCGACCTGGGTGTACGTGATGCCCTTCATGCCGCCGAGGACGGCGTAGACGAAGACGATCGCCATGCCGATCAACAGACCGACGCCGATCGGGACCTCGAGGAAGCGCGAGAACACGATCCCGACCCCGCGCATCTGCCCGGCCACGTAGGTGAAGGAGATGAGGATCAGGCAGACGACGGCGACGACGCGGGCGGTCTGGGACTCGTAGCGTTCGCCGATGAACTCCGGGACCGTGAACTTCCCGAACTTGCGCAGGTAGGGCGCGAGGAGGAGTGCCAGCAGGACGTAGCCGCCCGTCCATCCCATCAGATAGACCGAGCCGTCGTAGCCGAGGAACGCGATCAGTCCCGCCATCGAGATGAAGGACGCTGCGGACATCCAGTCGGCGGCGGTGGCGAGCCCATTGGCGACGGGATGGACCCCGCCGCCAGCCACGTAGAACTCGCCGGTGCTGCTGGCGCGACTCGCGATCGCGATCCCGATGTAGAGGGCGAAGGAGGCACCCACGACGAGATAGGTCAGGGTCTGGAGATCCACGCCTAGTCCTCTTCCACGCCGTGCTCGTGATCGATCTTCCCCATGCGCCAGGCGTAGAAGAAGATCAGCGCGACGAAGACGTAGATCGAGCCCTGCTGGGCGAAGAAGAAGCCGACCTGCAGGCCGCCCCACTCGATCCGGTTCAGCCAGTCGAGACCGAGGATCCCGAAGCCGAAAGACACGAGGAACCAGACGGCGAGGCAGAGCCCCACGAGACGCAGGTTGTCCTGCCAGTAGGTGGTCTTGCGCAAGAAGAGGCTCCTGATTCGCGCGGACCGGGACGGCGGCGCGGGCGATCGCCATCCGGAGTCCAGCGGATCGCGCCGTTGGGGGCAACCCTGCGGATCGTCGTCGCAGGAATGCTCGAGCACCTACAATGAGGGACGCAACCGCCTGGAGTTCCGATGTCCGAGTCCCTGGTCTTCAATCCCTTCAGCTACGAGATGCACGAGGATCCGTACCCGACCTACGCGCGGCTTCGGGACGAGGCCCCCTGCCACCACAACGCGGAGATGGACTTCTGGACCTTGTCGCGCTTCGACGACGTCCTCGAAGGCTACCGGGACTGGGAGCGCTTCACGTCGACGAAGGGCGTGGCCCTCGAAGAAGTCGGGTCCGGAAGTGCGCCGTCGATGATCGGGATGGATCCGCCCGTCCAGACGAGGCTCCGCAAGCTGATCGTCCGGGAATTCAACCCGAAACGGGTGGGGGCGCTCGAGCCGCGGATCCGCGCATTGACGACCCGCTTCCTCGACGAGCTCGTCGAGTCCGGGGCGTGCGATCTGATCGAGCGCTTCGCGGCGCGCTTGCCCTCCGACGTGATCTCGACGCTTCTCGGCGCGCCGTCCGAGGATCACGAGTCGCTCCGGACCTGGACGGAGACCATGATGCACCGTGAGGACGGCGTGTCGTCGATCTCCCCCGCAGCTTCCGAAGCCTCGGGGAATCTGCTTCGCTACTTCGCCGATCTGATCCAGCGGAAGCGGAAGAAGCCGGGGGCGGACCTGATCTCCGGACTGGTCGAGGCGGAACTCGAGGGCCGGCGGTTGGACGATCGCGAGATCCTCGGTTTCTGCTTCCTGCTCATCTCCGGCGGCAACGAGACGACGGAGAAGCTGATCGCGAACACCGTGCACCAACTCTCCCGTCATCCGGCGCAGAAGGCCGCGATCGTCGAGGACCCGGGGTGGATTCCCGCGGCGATCGAAGAGTCGTTGCGCTTCCGCAGCCCGACCCAGTACATGGTCCGGGCGGCGACCCGCGACGTCGGGCTACACGGACGCACGATTCCCGCCGGCGATCGCGTGGTGCTCCTGATCGGTGCCGCGAATCACGACCCGCGCCGCTTCGACGAGCCGAATCGCTTCGATCTCCACCGGAACGCCGTGCAGCATCTCGCCTTCGGTTTCGGCCCCCATTTCTGTCTCGGCGCACGGCTGGCGCGACTCGAGGCGCGCGTCGCCATGGAGGAGATCCACGCCCGGCTGCCCGACTACGAAGTCGACGAGTCCGGTGTGAGCGTCGTCCATGCCGGGAACGTGGCCGGGCTCGCGACGCTCCCGATCCGCTTCAGTCCGTCGGCGCCGATCGGTTCGGCTTGATGCGTGGCTAGCGTCCGCAGACGAGGTTGCAGGGCAGGTCCACGTGGAGGACCGCCCCGTTGGCGCAGTGGCACGCGCCATCCGCAGCGCGTCGGGACGCTCGCGCCGGCGCTGCCTGCGCCGGCGCGGCCGGACTCGGACCCTCGCGCGGGCTCTCGAAGGCGAGCTCGCCGGGCATGCACTGGCTCCCCCCGGAGCTCGGACAGCCGGGTTTGTAGACGAGGCCCGCGACCGGCGTGAATCCGCGCGGCGTCCCGTTCCAGAACTTCACCGGGATCGTCTGTCGCTTGCCGTCGCGCCGGAGCTTGAAGACCTCGAAGTGGAGGTGCGGGCCGGTCGAGAAGCCGGTGTCGCCGGAGAGGCCGATCAGGTCCCCCTGTCGAACGCGCTGTCCGACCCGGGCGGGGCCGCCGTGTCGCAGGTGCGCGTAGATCGCGAAGGTCCCGTCGCGGTGTTCGATCACGACCCGGTTGTCCTTCTCGAACTCCCCGGTTCGCGTTCCGCTCGCGACCATGTCGTTGATCACCTCGACGATCACGCCGCCGCGGCTCGCCAGGATCGGCGTGCCCCAGGGCATCGGGAAGTCGAGGGCATAGGCGCCGAGCCCCTTGTGGCTGAACTTGCCGTTGTAGCCCTGGCTGATGCCGCGCCGCGTCCCGCCGCCGAAGGGCATGCGGTAGTGACGCGAGTCGTCGTGGACGGCGTTCGGATTCCCGCGCAGCATCGTGAACTTCGTCTCGTGGGCGTAGGCACGTCGCTGGTCGACGATCGCCGCGACCCCCGCGTCGTAGCGCCCGCCGGGCTCCGCGCGGAGGGCGAAGGGCAGGGGCTGCAGCGGGCGGAGGTTCTCGAGGGTCGTCGGCTCTACGACGATCCAGGTCGACGCCTTGCGCCGACTCTGGATCTGGAACGTCACGAACTCTCCGCGGCGCACCGTGCGCAGGCACACCCGATCGTGGCAGGTCCACTCGGACGTCTCCTCGGTCGACGCCGCCGCGGCGTCCGCCAGCGGGCCGACGGCACCGGAGAGGAGGACGAGAGCCAGGGTCGGGACGAGGTCGGCGACGCGCATGCGTCGCGTATCGGAGCCCCCGCTTCGTGGCTTGAAGGTCCGCGCGCGCTAGTCGGCGGGGGCCGGCGGGAGGACGATGACCCAGGCCTCGGTCGCGCCCTCGGGGTTTCGCCCCGTCCCGGCGATCGTTCGTCCGTCGTCGGAAATCGCCTCGGCGCGCTCGAGGTGCCAGTCCTTCGGGATGTCGATCCCGTTCGCGCCTGCGACGGCCTCGACCGAGCGGAGGCCACGCGTTCGCGACCAGACGAAGGCCTCGCTCCCGCGCTTCGTCGTGCCGCGCCCGACGATCCATCGGCCGCCCTGCGAGACCGCGAGCGCCTCGCTGTCGTGGGCGCCTCCGGCGAGGTCGCCCAGGCCCCGCAGGCCGCCTCGAACGCTCCATCGGAAGGCTTCCGGCCCGCGCGCGCTCGTCCCGACCCCGACGACGACGCTCGCGTCCGGCGCGATGCCGCGCGCCTTGCTCTCGAAGGCGCCTCCGGAGAGGTCGCCGAGTCCGCGCGGCGCTTCGCCCTCGCGCCAGAGGGTCGCCTGCCACCCGCGCTCGGAGCTCGCGCCCCCGACGATGCTCTTTCCGTCCGCCGAGACGTCGTCTGCGCGGCTGCTCGGACGTCCACCCTCGAGGCTTCCGAGGTCGACCATGCCCGTATCGCGGGTCCAGCGGAACGCGCGCGGCCAGGTCCGGACGCTGCGGATCGCCTGGGCCGTACCGACCGCGACGGATCCGTCCCGGGAGACACCGATCGCGTCGTTCGAGAAGATGCCGCGAGGCAGATCGCCGAGGCCGAGCATTCCTTCACTCGCGCTCCAGCGGAAGCCCTCTTTGCCGGAGGAGGACTGGCTGGTCCCGACCACGACGCGACCGTCGCCGGAGATCGCGGTCGCGCGACTCACTCGCGCGCCGCCCTCGAGATCGCCGAGGGCCACCAGACCGGCGTCGGCATCCCAACGGAAGCCCTCCTCGCGATCGAACTCGTCGACGATCGACGCGCCCACGACGAAGCGCCCGTCGGCGCTCAGGTCGAGGGTCCGGCTGGCGAAGGCGCCGCCCGGGAGATCACCGAGCGCGTGGAAGCCCGCGGCCGTCTCCGCGCGAGCCGCACCCGACGAAGCGCAGAAGAGCAGCGTGAGGAGGAGGATCCGTCGAATCACGGCGCCTGACGGGCCGCCGCGGCCTTCTCGACCTCGGCCCGGACCGCTTCGCCGTTCGCACGGAACATCGCGAGCACCGGCTCCGGGAGCCAGTCCGTCACCGACTTCGCGAAGGTCGGAAGCGACTCGACGCGTGCGAACCAGTCGCCCACCCGCGGTCGGGCCTCGACGAGCGTGTCCATCGCGAGATGGCGTAGGCGCAGCACGTACGGCAGGGCCGCCGCGTCGGCGAGTCCGAA includes:
- a CDS encoding DUF4212 domain-containing protein, which codes for MRKTTYWQDNLRLVGLCLAVWFLVSFGFGILGLDWLNRIEWGGLQVGFFFAQQGSIYVFVALIFFYAWRMGKIDHEHGVEED
- a CDS encoding cation acetate symporter yields the protein MDLQTLTYLVVGASFALYIGIAIASRASSTGEFYVAGGGVHPVANGLATAADWMSAASFISMAGLIAFLGYDGSVYLMGWTGGYVLLALLLAPYLRKFGKFTVPEFIGERYESQTARVVAVVCLILISFTYVAGQMRGVGIVFSRFLEVPIGVGLLIGMAIVFVYAVLGGMKGITYTQVAQYCVLIFAYTVPAVFISLQVTGQPLPQVAMASTVEGTDGVPLLVQLDQVVTDLGFAAYTVGSKSRTDVFFITLALMIGTAGLPHVIVRFFTVPRVRDARMSAGWALLFIALLYTTAPAVGALARLNLTETIQKGPVFEATANLRYEDRPAWFRTWEDTGLLAFTDRNGDGRIQYYDDTNAAFAAEAARHGWAGNELRVDRDIIVLANPEIAGLPDWVIALVAAGGIAAALSTAAGLLLVISAAVSHDLLKGVFRPDIGESGELKAGRTATAVAILFAGYLGYNPPGFVAEVVALAFGLAAASLFPAILLGIFSFRVNKQGAIAGMLAGLFFTLGYIVWFKGIVIQPMAADVAENWLFGISPEGIGAVGAGLNFAVALGVSAWTPPPSDDVHALVERIRVPS
- a CDS encoding PEP-CTERM sorting domain-containing protein — protein: MIRRILLLTLLFCASSGAARAETAAGFHALGDLPGGAFASRTLDLSADGRFVVGASIVDEFDREEGFRWDADAGLVALGDLEGGARVSRATAISGDGRVVVGTSQSSSGKEGFRWSASEGMLGLGDLPRGIFSNDAIGVSRDGSVAVGTAQAIRSVRTWPRAFRWTRDTGMVDLGSLEGGRPSSRADDVSADGKSIVGGASSERGWQATLWREGEAPRGLGDLSGGAFESKARGIAPDASVVVGVGTSARGPEAFRWSVRGGLRGLGDLAGGAHDSEALAVSQGGRWIVGRGTTKRGSEAFVWSRTRGLRSVEAVAGANGIDIPKDWHLERAEAISDDGRTIAGTGRNPEGATEAWVIVLPPAPAD
- a CDS encoding M23 family metallopeptidase; translation: MRVADLVPTLALVLLSGAVGPLADAAAASTEETSEWTCHDRVCLRTVRRGEFVTFQIQSRRKASTWIVVEPTTLENLRPLQPLPFALRAEPGGRYDAGVAAIVDQRRAYAHETKFTMLRGNPNAVHDDSRHYRMPFGGGTRRGISQGYNGKFSHKGLGAYALDFPMPWGTPILASRGGVIVEVINDMVASGTRTGEFEKDNRVVIEHRDGTFAIYAHLRHGGPARVGQRVRQGDLIGLSGDTGFSTGPHLHFEVFKLRRDGKRQTIPVKFWNGTPRGFTPVAGLVYKPGCPSSGGSQCMPGELAFESPREGPSPAAPAQAAPARASRRAADGACHCANGAVLHVDLPCNLVCGR
- a CDS encoding cytochrome P450 — encoded protein: MSESLVFNPFSYEMHEDPYPTYARLRDEAPCHHNAEMDFWTLSRFDDVLEGYRDWERFTSTKGVALEEVGSGSAPSMIGMDPPVQTRLRKLIVREFNPKRVGALEPRIRALTTRFLDELVESGACDLIERFAARLPSDVISTLLGAPSEDHESLRTWTETMMHREDGVSSISPAASEASGNLLRYFADLIQRKRKKPGADLISGLVEAELEGRRLDDREILGFCFLLISGGNETTEKLIANTVHQLSRHPAQKAAIVEDPGWIPAAIEESLRFRSPTQYMVRAATRDVGLHGRTIPAGDRVVLLIGAANHDPRRFDEPNRFDLHRNAVQHLAFGFGPHFCLGARLARLEARVAMEEIHARLPDYEVDESGVSVVHAGNVAGLATLPIRFSPSAPIGSA